A genomic stretch from Pararhizobium sp. IMCC21322 includes:
- the lptF gene encoding LPS export ABC transporter permease LptF, which yields MNFGLGAKIERYVMWKGLSAFLLTTVTLTAIVWMTQALRQIDLVTAKGQTLQLFLVISSLAIPSLVVVLAPIALLIAILYTMNTLHQESELVIIAAAGGSPKRVTRPLLWLSLFVALLTAFLSIYVAPAGLKQLRGHVTQVRADLISSIMIPGAFTDVDSGLMVHIKERSVDGFLGGILISDTRNPEISFRYLADRGALVETGPSTYLVMQNGNIVRREKAENSSSIIEFESYAFDLSQFRERTTNAGYRTKERGTMELLGDLLSPDAEENSKRSELGAELHSRFVAPLYAFSFAMVAMLFMASPQTTRSGQGIAILSATAVAVAIRGVGFAAESLAESSAVGVVPLYAIPIGATIICLILLWQNVRLDFAQRVADRLADVFEKLVASRRAAKADREAFNG from the coding sequence ATGAATTTCGGACTTGGTGCAAAAATTGAACGTTATGTTATGTGGAAAGGCCTGTCTGCCTTTCTGCTCACAACCGTAACGTTGACCGCCATTGTCTGGATGACGCAGGCACTTCGTCAGATTGACCTGGTGACTGCCAAAGGCCAGACGCTTCAGTTATTTCTCGTCATTTCGTCACTGGCCATTCCCAGTCTGGTTGTGGTTCTGGCCCCGATCGCCCTTCTTATCGCAATTCTTTACACCATGAATACGCTTCATCAGGAAAGCGAGCTTGTCATCATTGCCGCTGCCGGCGGCTCTCCAAAGCGCGTGACACGACCCTTGTTGTGGCTCAGCCTGTTTGTGGCTCTGCTGACGGCGTTTCTCAGCATCTATGTCGCGCCTGCAGGCCTCAAACAATTGCGTGGTCATGTAACCCAGGTGCGCGCCGATCTGATCAGCAGCATCATGATCCCCGGAGCCTTCACAGACGTAGACAGCGGGCTGATGGTCCATATCAAGGAACGCAGTGTCGACGGTTTCCTGGGTGGCATCCTGATCAGCGATACGCGCAACCCTGAAATATCATTTCGATATCTGGCCGACCGGGGCGCTTTGGTAGAAACCGGCCCCAGCACATATCTGGTCATGCAAAACGGAAACATTGTGCGCCGTGAAAAAGCTGAGAACTCGTCGTCAATCATCGAGTTCGAAAGTTATGCTTTTGATTTGTCCCAATTTCGTGAACGCACAACAAATGCCGGATACCGGACCAAGGAACGCGGCACAATGGAATTGCTGGGTGATCTTTTGAGCCCCGATGCAGAGGAAAATTCGAAACGCAGCGAATTGGGCGCAGAATTGCACAGCCGCTTTGTTGCGCCGCTCTATGCGTTCTCCTTTGCCATGGTCGCCATGTTGTTCATGGCCAGCCCCCAGACCACACGATCAGGCCAGGGTATCGCCATCCTGTCTGCAACCGCCGTTGCAGTGGCCATAAGAGGGGTTGGTTTTGCCGCCGAAAGCCTGGCTGAGAGCAGCGCTGTTGGTGTTGTGCCACTTTATGCAATACCCATCGGCGCAACAATCATATGTCTGATTCTGCTTTGGCAAAATGTCAGACTTGATTTTGCGCAACGCGTAGCCGACCGTCTGGCTGACGTGTTCGAAAAACTGGTGGCAAGCCGCCGTGCTGCCAAAGCCGATCGCGAGGCATTCAACGGATGA
- the lptG gene encoding LPS export ABC transporter permease LptG, with protein MILRKTLNLYFMKVFLKSILSVFLICFAIIFLVDLIERIRELSDHDGWTFLFGVQMALYRTPTIAEQVLPFAILIGSTVAFLTLTRKLELAVTRASGVSVWQFIRPALFLAIFIGILTSIAYNPLSVWLQEQSEQIEIQQFSNGQNFRKSDTASIWFRQEGSDGESILSADRSLDRGLTLVSVTALVFNEDRTFKEQVDAVSANWKDGYWQLNDARVTTADSPPELRAEYRLSTFFTREQARQQAESTGNLSFWRFSDAIEAAERAGLNTNRMRLEFQTHLARPMLFAAMVIIAATVSLKLTRLGGAGHMVLGGIGAGFVLYVLSELVGDFGSNGLLEPALAAWLPALIASVLGVTVLLYQEDG; from the coding sequence ATGATCCTTCGTAAAACCCTGAATCTTTACTTCATGAAAGTGTTTCTGAAGTCCATTCTCAGCGTCTTCCTGATCTGTTTTGCCATCATTTTTCTGGTCGATTTGATTGAGCGCATTCGTGAATTATCAGATCATGATGGCTGGACATTCCTGTTCGGCGTTCAAATGGCGCTTTACCGGACACCCACCATCGCCGAGCAGGTTCTTCCCTTCGCCATTCTTATCGGCTCAACCGTTGCGTTCCTGACCCTGACACGCAAGCTGGAACTTGCCGTAACACGAGCATCTGGCGTGTCGGTTTGGCAGTTCATACGGCCCGCATTGTTTCTGGCAATCTTCATCGGCATTCTCACCAGCATTGCTTATAATCCACTATCTGTCTGGCTACAGGAGCAGTCGGAGCAAATCGAGATACAACAATTCAGCAACGGCCAAAACTTCCGAAAATCCGATACCGCCAGCATCTGGTTTCGGCAGGAGGGCTCCGACGGTGAGTCCATACTGTCAGCGGACCGCTCCCTCGACCGTGGCTTGACGCTCGTCAGCGTCACGGCGCTGGTGTTCAATGAAGACAGAACATTCAAGGAACAGGTGGATGCGGTATCCGCAAATTGGAAAGATGGTTACTGGCAGCTTAATGACGCGCGCGTCACGACTGCCGATTCTCCACCGGAGCTGAGAGCTGAATATCGACTCAGTACATTTTTTACCCGGGAACAAGCGCGTCAACAGGCAGAAAGCACCGGAAACCTGAGCTTTTGGCGTTTTTCCGACGCTATCGAAGCTGCTGAACGCGCCGGTTTAAACACAAATCGTATGCGCTTGGAATTCCAGACACATTTGGCCCGACCGATGCTTTTCGCAGCCATGGTTATCATTGCGGCAACCGTTTCATTAAAATTGACAAGACTTGGCGGTGCCGGTCATATGGTTTTAGGTGGAATTGGCGCAGGCTTCGTGCTTTATGTGCTTTCTGAACTGGTTGGGGATTTCGGAAGCAACGGACTTTTGGAACCGGCCCTTGCCGCTTGGCTTCCTGCGCTCATCGCTTCGGTGTTGGGCGTAACTGTTTTATTGTATCAGGAGGACGGATGA
- a CDS encoding LPS-assembly protein LptD, with translation MRQRDNARSEDIFGTPYASPRRQGRIAPIRKSRTGISLKLALCLSVSALALPLAAGFAPDLLSAHAQSASGQVTGPQSGSPNASDILRGRAQANPDAQMLVEADELIYNYDKETVTADGNVEIVYDGYTLNANRVIYDQGSGRMMAFGNVRITEPTGNVLTADQVDITEDFRDGFVQSLQIRTPENATFGAVSAERSEGNRTIFNQGSYTACEACADRPHRPYLWQIKAAKVVHDQQEQMIYYENAWMEFMGVPVAYMPFFSHADPSVKRKSGFLMPTLNYSSSIGLGLTTPYFFNLAPNYDLTVAPTFYTGQGVLLDAEWRHKLITGSYRIRGAGIAQFDPDEFAGLQGDETFRGYVESDGEFNINQQWKWGWDVTAISDRTFTRDYDLEDSDTQEAISTLYLTGQSERNYFDLRGYHFRILREDLEDSIGTNFQEEQAIVHPVLDYNLVFGDPVLDGELSFDVNFTSLSRENTDFGSSNGSTTGRVVGPKGTYTRLSLEATWQKTLVGPMGQLFTPFASLRGDAFWLENGEPLASFIEEDEAFRGLALAGVEWRWPLISQHTWGTQRFEPVAQIILRSNENQLGSLPNEDAQSLVFDDTNLFSVNKFSGYDRIEGGSRANIGIIHRANFNNGVSIRTVLGQSFHLFGTNSFANPDVAATGLDSGLESDRSDFIGRFTIDTPNDLRLDAFLRLDSDDLAVNRTEITASGKRGFIAGSVGYAYFNSQPNLGIVDDREEIRASASLQINENWRVFGDIRYDIENNGAVSDSLGIAYDDECFAISLTYSETHDRYTDLETDQQIYLRVNLKTIGGGQLSQDLGGDDSESSSY, from the coding sequence ATGAGGCAGCGTGACAACGCCCGATCCGAAGACATTTTCGGCACCCCTTACGCGTCACCCCGACGCCAAGGGAGAATTGCACCTATACGCAAATCGAGAACCGGCATCAGTTTGAAGCTGGCACTGTGTCTGTCTGTATCTGCTTTGGCCCTTCCGCTTGCTGCAGGATTTGCGCCAGACCTTCTGTCAGCCCATGCTCAATCCGCCTCTGGCCAAGTGACCGGGCCGCAGTCAGGCAGCCCAAATGCTTCTGATATACTACGCGGCAGAGCGCAAGCGAACCCCGATGCGCAAATGCTGGTCGAAGCCGACGAGCTGATCTACAATTACGATAAGGAAACCGTTACCGCCGACGGCAATGTCGAGATTGTCTATGATGGCTATACGTTGAATGCAAACCGCGTGATCTATGATCAGGGCAGCGGCCGCATGATGGCATTCGGCAATGTTCGCATCACCGAGCCAACCGGCAACGTTCTGACAGCTGATCAGGTGGATATAACCGAAGACTTCCGAGATGGTTTTGTCCAGTCTCTGCAAATTCGCACACCTGAGAACGCGACTTTTGGCGCTGTATCCGCAGAGCGCTCAGAGGGTAACAGAACCATCTTCAATCAAGGCAGTTATACAGCTTGCGAAGCGTGTGCGGATCGGCCTCATCGACCTTATTTATGGCAGATCAAAGCGGCAAAGGTCGTTCATGATCAGCAGGAGCAGATGATCTACTACGAGAACGCCTGGATGGAATTCATGGGCGTTCCGGTGGCTTATATGCCGTTCTTTTCACATGCCGACCCATCTGTGAAGCGCAAGAGCGGCTTCCTGATGCCAACCCTGAATTACAGCAGTTCAATCGGACTTGGGCTGACCACACCTTACTTCTTTAATCTGGCCCCGAATTACGATCTGACAGTTGCCCCGACTTTCTACACCGGACAAGGCGTATTGCTGGATGCAGAATGGCGTCACAAATTAATCACCGGCTCCTACCGCATTCGTGGCGCCGGCATCGCTCAATTTGACCCCGACGAGTTTGCAGGGTTGCAGGGCGATGAGACATTCCGTGGCTATGTAGAGTCCGACGGTGAATTCAATATCAACCAGCAATGGAAATGGGGTTGGGACGTCACCGCAATCAGTGACCGTACTTTTACCCGCGACTATGATCTGGAAGACTCTGATACCCAGGAAGCCATTTCGACACTCTATCTGACAGGCCAGAGCGAGCGGAACTATTTTGATCTGCGTGGATACCATTTCCGGATTTTGCGCGAGGATCTGGAAGACAGTATCGGAACCAACTTCCAGGAAGAGCAGGCAATTGTTCATCCTGTACTGGATTACAATCTGGTCTTCGGTGATCCGGTTCTGGATGGCGAATTGTCGTTCGATGTCAATTTCACCAGCCTGTCCCGCGAAAACACCGATTTCGGCAGCAGTAACGGCAGTACAACGGGCCGGGTTGTCGGTCCGAAAGGAACCTACACGCGTCTGTCTCTCGAAGCGACCTGGCAGAAAACACTGGTCGGTCCAATGGGTCAACTGTTTACACCATTTGCATCGCTGCGTGGCGACGCATTCTGGTTGGAAAACGGAGAGCCGCTGGCAAGCTTTATTGAGGAAGATGAGGCGTTTCGTGGTTTGGCTTTAGCTGGCGTTGAATGGCGCTGGCCACTCATCAGTCAGCACACCTGGGGTACACAGCGTTTCGAGCCGGTTGCTCAGATTATTTTGCGCAGCAATGAAAACCAGTTGGGCTCTCTGCCGAATGAAGACGCTCAAAGTCTGGTGTTCGACGATACCAATTTGTTCAGCGTCAATAAGTTCTCCGGTTATGACCGCATCGAAGGTGGTTCACGGGCAAATATCGGTATCATACACCGCGCGAATTTTAACAATGGCGTGTCGATCAGAACCGTACTGGGTCAGTCATTCCATCTGTTTGGAACAAACTCTTTTGCCAATCCGGATGTTGCGGCGACAGGCCTGGACAGTGGTCTGGAATCTGATCGCTCGGATTTCATCGGACGGTTCACGATTGATACGCCCAATGATCTTCGTCTCGACGCCTTTTTGCGGCTGGATTCAGACGATTTGGCTGTCAATCGCACAGAAATCACTGCCAGCGGCAAACGCGGATTTATTGCTGGCTCTGTTGGCTATGCCTATTTCAATTCGCAACCGAATTTGGGCATCGTCGATGACCGTGAGGAAATTCGAGCTTCTGCATCGCTTCAGATCAACGAAAACTGGCGCGTTTTTGGTGATATCCGATACGACATCGAGAACAATGGTGCAGTCAGTGATAGCCTTGGCATTGCGTATGACGACGAATGTTTTGCAATTTCGCTTACCTATTCAGAAACCCATGACCGCTACACCGATCTTGAGACCGATCAACAAATCTATCTGCGGGTCAATCTGAAAACTATTGGCGGTGGGCAGCTCAGTCAGGATTTGGGCGGAGACGATAGCGAAAGCTCAAGCTATTAG
- a CDS encoding SurA N-terminal domain-containing protein, with the protein MLSFPYSFRSFAFAVFACLFVSAGFSAHAQSKIVALVNDDPITSYELDQRTKLLKLTTRTGSRSKALKELIEEKLKLGEAKRRGINPTPQEVDSAFASIASRTKMSPSQLGQALSKSGVNANALKSRLRAELAWARTVRARFRGTVNVEEAEVVASARARGDTEQQVREFTLKQVIFIVPKGSTDSDRNAIKKRAERFRPTIAGCDAVLDQIAGMRDVVVKTVGRRDESQLSGPLLERLNPLQIGQSTEPAAIKEGFEMLVICNIREIASDTAALDEIRTEMMDKEGQLLARRYIRDLRQDAVIDIR; encoded by the coding sequence ATGTTGTCTTTCCCCTATTCCTTTCGCAGTTTTGCTTTTGCAGTGTTCGCTTGCCTGTTTGTATCTGCCGGTTTTTCAGCCCATGCACAAAGCAAGATTGTAGCACTCGTAAATGATGATCCAATCACCAGCTACGAGCTTGATCAGCGAACAAAGCTGTTAAAATTGACGACCCGCACCGGCTCGCGCTCAAAAGCTCTCAAAGAGCTGATTGAAGAAAAGCTGAAGCTGGGAGAAGCCAAGCGACGCGGCATCAATCCAACACCTCAGGAAGTCGACAGCGCTTTTGCAAGTATTGCCAGCCGAACAAAAATGAGCCCGTCTCAGTTGGGCCAGGCGCTCAGCAAGTCAGGTGTCAACGCCAATGCCCTGAAAAGCCGGCTCAGAGCCGAGTTGGCCTGGGCAAGAACTGTGCGTGCAAGGTTCCGCGGCACCGTAAATGTTGAAGAAGCGGAAGTCGTAGCTTCAGCGCGTGCCCGGGGCGACACAGAGCAGCAGGTTCGGGAATTCACTTTGAAACAGGTTATCTTCATTGTGCCCAAAGGCTCCACCGATTCCGATAGAAATGCGATTAAGAAACGTGCTGAGCGATTCAGGCCGACCATTGCGGGATGCGATGCCGTACTTGACCAGATCGCGGGTATGCGCGACGTGGTGGTCAAAACCGTTGGTCGACGGGACGAATCTCAATTGTCCGGGCCTCTGCTTGAAAGACTCAATCCCTTGCAAATTGGCCAATCCACAGAACCAGCCGCCATTAAGGAAGGTTTTGAGATGCTTGTTATCTGTAACATTCGCGAAATTGCCAGCGATACTGCCGCTCTCGATGAAATTCGCACGGAAATGATGGACAAAGAGGGTCAATTGCTGGCGCGCCGTTATATTCGCGATCTGCGACAGGACGCTGTCATTGATATCCGCTAG
- the pdxA gene encoding 4-hydroxythreonine-4-phosphate dehydrogenase PdxA — translation MTKPLALTMGEPSGIGPDLVLSLWQQGAHLNLPPFTVFGCAETLALRAAMLGIDVPITPVDKHAISHADSTGIPVINLPVAKPDCCGSLQAENGAAVIEFIDQAVAGVINGDFSGLVTCPIHKKNLYEAGFTHPGHTEYLATLATRYTGQSHMPIMMIASDSLRTVPITIHIPINEVPGQLNGDLIKATIRICHSQMTARFGIAKPRIAVAGLNPHAGEDGAMGHEEQTIISPALDELRNEGLDIQGPLPADTLFHARARATYDVAVCMYHDQALIPAKTLAFDEGVNVTLGLPFVRTSPDHGTALDIAGKNTARPDSLINAIRMAHAMTAKAKP, via the coding sequence GTGACCAAACCGTTGGCGTTGACCATGGGGGAGCCATCAGGCATCGGGCCTGATTTGGTGCTTTCCCTATGGCAGCAGGGCGCACATTTGAACTTGCCGCCGTTCACGGTGTTTGGTTGTGCCGAAACACTTGCACTACGCGCGGCGATGTTGGGCATTGATGTGCCCATAACCCCTGTCGACAAGCATGCGATTTCGCACGCAGATTCAACCGGTATACCGGTGATCAACCTTCCAGTTGCCAAACCCGATTGCTGCGGCTCATTACAGGCCGAAAATGGAGCGGCGGTCATTGAATTCATTGATCAGGCTGTTGCCGGTGTCATAAATGGGGATTTCTCAGGATTGGTGACCTGCCCCATCCACAAGAAGAACCTCTATGAGGCTGGTTTCACTCACCCGGGTCATACCGAATATCTTGCCACATTGGCCACCCGGTATACCGGTCAATCCCACATGCCGATCATGATGATTGCATCCGACAGTCTGCGTACCGTCCCCATTACAATTCACATCCCAATTAACGAGGTGCCTGGCCAACTCAATGGTGATTTGATCAAGGCCACAATACGGATCTGTCATTCACAGATGACCGCACGGTTTGGAATCGCAAAGCCGCGCATCGCGGTTGCCGGCCTCAATCCCCATGCCGGGGAAGACGGCGCCATGGGGCATGAGGAGCAGACCATAATTTCACCGGCGCTGGACGAATTGCGCAATGAGGGCCTGGACATTCAAGGTCCGCTGCCAGCAGATACGTTGTTTCATGCCCGCGCGCGCGCCACCTATGATGTGGCAGTCTGCATGTATCATGATCAAGCGCTGATCCCGGCAAAAACACTGGCCTTTGATGAAGGCGTCAATGTCACGCTTGGCCTGCCATTCGTGCGCACATCACCCGATCACGGCACAGCGCTCGATATAGCTGGCAAAAACACGGCCCGCCCTGACAGTCTCATTAACGCCATCCGCATGGCGCATGCGATGACAGCAAAGGCCAAGCCATGA
- the rsmA gene encoding 16S rRNA (adenine(1518)-N(6)/adenine(1519)-N(6))-dimethyltransferase RsmA: MSHSFDALPPLRDVLTQLDLNPKRSLGQNFLLDLNLTSRIARSAGRLKDAHILEVGPGPGGLTRAILKEDPASVTVIERDDRCIRALEQISAHYPGKLRIIAGDALQDQPELPPQLQTRIIANLPYNIATPLLVGWLEAEPWPPFFASMTLMFQKEVAERIVAAPGSRTYGRLAVLAQWRCTTELLFDIPAKAFTPPPKVTSSVIHLEPRAEPLPCLLKSLSKVTAAAFGQRRKMLRQSLKSVGVTSEIFEQTGISPMERAEQIPVTGFVALANALDAAKTAT; this comes from the coding sequence ATGAGCCATTCATTTGACGCCCTACCCCCATTGCGGGATGTCTTGACGCAACTTGATCTCAATCCCAAAAGGTCACTGGGTCAGAACTTTCTTCTGGATCTGAATTTGACAAGCCGGATTGCGCGCAGCGCAGGTCGTTTGAAAGATGCACATATATTGGAAGTCGGCCCCGGCCCCGGTGGTTTGACCAGGGCTATCCTGAAAGAGGACCCGGCAAGCGTCACCGTGATTGAAAGGGACGATCGCTGTATCCGGGCACTTGAACAGATATCTGCCCACTATCCGGGCAAATTGCGCATAATTGCTGGCGATGCCCTTCAGGATCAACCAGAGCTGCCGCCGCAGCTTCAAACGCGGATCATCGCCAATCTGCCCTACAATATTGCAACACCTTTGCTGGTCGGCTGGCTGGAAGCCGAGCCCTGGCCGCCTTTCTTCGCGTCAATGACATTGATGTTCCAGAAAGAGGTTGCAGAGCGCATTGTTGCAGCGCCCGGCAGTCGCACATATGGGCGTTTGGCAGTTCTGGCGCAGTGGCGCTGCACAACTGAGCTTCTGTTCGACATCCCGGCAAAAGCCTTCACACCACCGCCCAAGGTCACGTCCAGTGTTATCCACCTTGAACCACGCGCAGAGCCATTGCCGTGCCTTCTGAAGAGCCTCTCAAAAGTAACAGCAGCAGCTTTCGGACAACGACGGAAAATGCTGCGCCAGAGCCTGAAATCGGTCGGTGTGACAAGTGAGATATTCGAACAGACGGGAATTTCACCAATGGAACGCGCGGAGCAGATTCCGGTCACTGGATTCGTCGCTTTGGCAAATGCACTTGATGCCGCCAAAACCGCCACTTAA
- the gmk gene encoding guanylate kinase has translation MRNSSASTIDRRGVMLVLSSPSGAGKSSIAREILSKNSEIELSVSVTTRAQRPSEIEGTHYHFIDQKRFSAMRDRNELLEWAEVHGNFYGTPRDPVEEALSAGRDVLFDIDWQGTRQLHERMPEDLVRIFVLPPSIDELKSRLERRAEDSADVIAKRLANSALEMEQWSEYDYVIINEKLELSVARVQSILDAERMRRDRVVGINMFVEGLINQL, from the coding sequence ATGCGAAACAGTTCAGCCAGCACAATAGACCGGCGCGGTGTCATGCTTGTTCTGTCATCCCCGTCAGGTGCCGGGAAATCCAGTATCGCAAGAGAAATTCTCAGTAAAAATTCCGAGATTGAATTGTCTGTGTCAGTGACGACACGCGCACAGCGTCCCAGCGAGATCGAAGGAACGCATTACCACTTTATCGACCAGAAGAGGTTTTCGGCCATGCGTGACCGCAATGAATTGCTTGAATGGGCGGAAGTCCACGGCAATTTCTACGGCACGCCCAGAGACCCGGTCGAAGAAGCGCTTTCGGCAGGCCGTGATGTTCTGTTTGATATTGACTGGCAGGGTACAAGACAGTTGCACGAACGGATGCCGGAAGATCTGGTTCGGATTTTTGTATTGCCACCGTCGATTGACGAATTGAAATCGCGCCTGGAACGCCGTGCAGAAGACAGCGCAGACGTGATTGCCAAAAGGCTGGCAAACTCTGCTTTGGAGATGGAGCAATGGTCGGAATATGACTATGTCATCATCAACGAGAAACTGGAGCTGTCGGTCGCGAGGGTTCAGTCCATTTTGGACGCTGAGCGAATGCGCCGTGATCGGGTTGTGGGCATAAACATGTTTGTCGAAGGGCTTATCAACCAGCTTTAA
- a CDS encoding YicC/YloC family endoribonuclease: MAISSMTGYGRSEGTFEDRSWYWELRSVNGRGLDLKFRLPNGNDVVEQACRKQAQSVFGRGNLQCNLSMGFSEGRPAFSINEAALTQALAHISAIGNRVEVTPPTAAEVLAMPGVLERTADERDAAGIEELSLALIESFREALQSLLEARRAEGAHLHNVISGLVEQIANLTQQAVDNPARTPEAIQVRIRKQIALLSGGQVKLDEERLHQEAMLIATKADIQEELDRLKAHIAAAIDLLNQEQPVGRKFDFLTQEFNREANTLCSKSNDANLTKIGLALKAVVDQMREQIQNIE; encoded by the coding sequence ATGGCGATAAGCAGCATGACTGGTTATGGCCGGTCTGAAGGAACGTTTGAAGACCGAAGCTGGTATTGGGAATTGCGGTCTGTAAATGGTCGTGGCCTTGATCTGAAATTCAGATTGCCCAATGGCAATGATGTCGTTGAGCAGGCCTGCCGGAAACAGGCACAATCGGTGTTTGGACGCGGGAACCTTCAGTGCAATCTCTCCATGGGATTTAGTGAAGGACGGCCAGCATTCTCCATAAATGAAGCGGCTTTGACACAGGCCCTTGCCCATATTTCTGCAATCGGCAACCGCGTTGAGGTAACCCCTCCGACCGCTGCAGAGGTGTTGGCGATGCCTGGCGTTCTGGAGCGGACAGCTGATGAACGCGATGCCGCTGGCATTGAGGAATTGTCGCTTGCGCTCATTGAAAGCTTCCGCGAGGCTTTGCAGTCTCTTCTTGAGGCACGTCGCGCAGAAGGCGCTCATCTTCATAACGTCATTTCCGGTCTTGTGGAGCAGATTGCTAACCTGACCCAACAGGCCGTCGATAATCCGGCGCGAACGCCTGAGGCCATTCAGGTGCGGATCAGGAAGCAGATTGCGCTGTTGTCCGGTGGACAGGTCAAGTTGGATGAGGAACGGCTTCATCAGGAAGCGATGCTGATTGCGACCAAAGCTGACATCCAAGAAGAGTTGGATCGGCTGAAAGCTCACATTGCCGCTGCAATTGATTTGTTGAATCAGGAGCAGCCCGTTGGACGAAAATTTGATTTCCTGACGCAGGAGTTCAATCGGGAAGCCAATACGCTTTGCTCCAAATCAAATGATGCAAATTTGACAAAGATTGGCCTTGCGCTGAAAGCGGTTGTCGATCAAATGCGCGAGCAGATACAAAACATCGAGTAG
- the mltG gene encoding endolytic transglycosylase MltG — protein sequence MTRSRRGSRDSGHDRLDFDSNDRRYTPRSARQSLQSEIAAPPPSGHKHGRHPIVFLLNFLLMSAVFLVVGLGALLYYGKSVYEADGPLTVDKTVLIERGMNTQTIANLLDETNVINNKVLFLASVRVTEARGRLKAGEYLFEDGVSMEDVVARLVEGKSILHTVTVPEGRTSKQIVDILNRDSVLTGEIVDVPAEGTLLPETYKFTRGDNRAQILERMRTARDRAVSDVWSRRSPDLPISTPEEMVILASIVEKETALADERPRVASVFINRLKQGMRLQTDPTVIYGIVGGEGSLGRPISRADLRAENPYNTYVIDGLPPGPIANPGRAALEAVINPARTDDLFFVADGSGGHAFAKTFAEHQANVRKWREIERDKSAQAESTDEDSVEN from the coding sequence ATGACACGATCCAGGCGTGGTTCCAGGGATTCAGGGCACGACCGGCTTGATTTTGACAGCAATGATCGCCGCTATACACCACGTAGTGCGCGTCAATCCTTGCAGTCCGAGATTGCTGCTCCACCGCCATCAGGTCACAAGCACGGACGGCATCCCATTGTCTTTCTTCTAAATTTCCTGCTGATGTCAGCCGTATTCCTGGTGGTTGGACTGGGTGCGCTTTTGTATTACGGAAAGTCGGTTTACGAAGCAGATGGTCCTCTGACAGTCGATAAGACCGTGCTTATCGAGCGCGGGATGAATACACAGACCATTGCCAATCTGCTGGATGAAACGAATGTCATCAACAACAAGGTCCTTTTCCTTGCCAGTGTGCGTGTAACTGAAGCACGCGGTCGGTTGAAAGCCGGTGAGTATTTGTTTGAGGACGGTGTCTCCATGGAGGACGTGGTTGCGCGTCTGGTTGAGGGCAAATCGATTCTTCATACGGTTACCGTCCCTGAAGGGCGTACGTCCAAACAGATTGTCGATATTCTCAACAGGGATTCTGTGCTCACAGGTGAAATTGTTGATGTCCCGGCTGAGGGCACGCTTTTGCCAGAGACATATAAATTTACCCGTGGCGACAACCGCGCCCAGATACTGGAGCGCATGCGGACCGCCCGCGACCGTGCTGTTTCTGACGTTTGGTCACGGCGTTCGCCCGATTTGCCGATTTCAACGCCGGAGGAAATGGTGATTCTGGCGAGCATTGTTGAAAAGGAAACGGCTCTGGCAGATGAGCGTCCACGCGTGGCATCGGTGTTTATCAACAGGCTGAAGCAGGGCATGCGCTTGCAGACCGATCCGACTGTTATCTATGGGATTGTTGGCGGGGAGGGCTCCCTTGGGCGGCCTATCTCCCGCGCTGATCTGCGCGCTGAAAACCCCTACAATACCTACGTTATCGATGGGCTGCCGCCCGGACCTATTGCCAATCCGGGACGTGCAGCACTTGAGGCCGTTATCAACCCTGCGCGTACGGATGATCTGTTCTTTGTTGCTGATGGATCCGGTGGGCACGCGTTTGCAAAGACATTTGCAGAGCATCAGGCCAATGTGCGCAAGTGGCGAGAGATCGAACGCGATAAATCTGCTCAGGCGGAGTCGACAGACGAGGACAGCGTAGAAAATTAG